The sequence CCGCGGACTCCCTCGACGCGCTCCACGAGGCCAAGGTCGCCCACACCGGCCCCGCCTCCCCGCTGGCCCTCGCCAACCGGGAGATCGGCGCCCTGCCCCCGCACGCCAAGGCCGAGGCCGGCAAGCGCGTCGGCATGGCCCGCGGCGCCGTGAACAAGGGTCTCGCCGCCCGCCAGACCGAACTGGAGGCCGAGCGCGACGCCCGGGTGCTGGTCGAGGAGGACGTCGACGTCACGCTGCCGTACGACCGCGTCCCGGCCGGCGCCCGCCACCCCCTCACCACGCTCTCGGAGCGCATCGAGGACATCTTCGTGGCCATGGGCTACGAGGTCGCCGAGGGTCCGCAGGTCGAGGCGGAGTGGTTCAACTTCGACGCGCTCAACATCGGCCCGGACCACCCGGCCCGCGGCGAGGCCGACACCTTCTTCGTCCAGGGCCCGGACGGCGGCGCCGAGTCGGGTGTGGTGCTGCGCACCCACACCTCGCCCGTGCAGATCCGCTCGCTGCTCGACCGCGAGCTGCCGGTCTACGTGATCTGCCCCGGCCGCGTGTACCGCACCGACGAGCTGGACGCCACCCACACCCCGGTGTTCCACCAGGTCGAGCTGCTCGCCGTGGACGAGGGCCTGACCATGGCCGACCTCAAGGGCACCCTGGACCACATGGTCCAGTCCCTGTTCGGTGAGGGCATGAAGACCCGGCTGCGCCCGAACTTCTTCCCCTTCACCGAGCCGAGCGCCGAGATGGACATGCTCTGCTACGTCTGCAAGGGCGAGTCCGTCGGCAACTCCGACCGGCCCTGCCGCACCTGCTCGTCCGAGGGCTGGATCGAGCTGGGCGGCTGCGGCATGGTCAACCCGCGGGTGCTCACCGCCTGCGGCGTCGACCCGGAGAAGTACAGCGGCTTCGCCTTCGGGTTCGGCATCGAGCGGATGCTGATGTTCCGCCACAACGTCGAGGACATGCGAGACATGGTCGAGGGTGACGTCCGGTTCACCCGGCCGTTCGGGATGGAGATCTGATGCGGGTCCCGCTTTCTTGGCTGCGGGAGTACGTCGACCTGCCGGCGACGGAGACCGGCCGCGACGTCCAGGCCAAGCTCATTTCGGCAGGCCTGGAGGTCGAGACCGTCGAGCAGCTCGGCGCCGACCTCAAGGGCCCGCTGGTCGTCGGCCAGGTGCTGACCATCGAGGAGCTGGAGGGCTTCAAGAAGCCGATCCGCTTCTGCACGGTCGACGTCGGCCAGGCCAACGGCACCGGCGAGCCCCAGGAGATCGTCTGCGGCGCCCGCAACTTCGCGGTCGGCGACAAGGTCGTCGTGGTCCTCCCCGGCGCCACGCTCCCCGGTGGCTTCTCCATCGCCGCCCGCAAGACCTACGGCAGGGTCTCGCACGGCATGATCTGCTCCGGCGACGAGCTGGGCATGGGCGACGACGGCACGCACGGCATCATCGTGCTGCCGCCGGAGACCGAGGTCGGCAAGGACGCCATCGAGCTGCTGGAACTGGTCGACGAGGTCCTGGACATCGCCGTCACCGCCAACCGCGGCGACTGCCTGTCCATCCGCGGCGTGGCCCGCGAGACCGCCATCGCCTACGGCCTGCCGCTGCGCGACCCCGCCCTGATCGACGTACCGGCCCCGAACGCCTTCGGCCACCCGGTCCAGGTCTCCGAGCCGTACGGCTGCGACCGCTTCACCGCCCGCACGGTCACCGGTCTGCGAGCCGAGGCACGCTCCCCGATCTGGCTCCAGCGCCGGCTGCAGAAGGTCGGCATGCGCCCGATCTCGCTCGCCGTGGACATCACGAACTACGTGATGATGGAGCTGGGCCAGCCGCTGCACGCCTACGACCGGAAACTGGTCCAGGGCACCATCGGCGTGCGCCGGGCCGAGGAGGGCGAGAAGCTCGTCACCCTCGACGGCGTCGAGCGCACGCTGCACGGCGAGGACCTGGTCATCACCGACGAGCGGGGCCCGATCGGGCTCGCCGGCGTGATGGGCGGCGCCGACACCGAGATCGCCGACCACGAGGACGCGGAGAACGCGACGACCGAGGTGGTCATCGAGGCCGCCCACTTCGACGCCGTCTCCATCGCCCGTACGGCCCGCCGGCACAAGCTGCTGTCCGAGGCGTCCCGCCGCTTCGAGCGCGGTGTCGACCCGCAGGCCGCCGCCGCTGCCGCGCAGCGCACCGTGGACCTGCTGGTCCTGCTCGCGGGCGGCACGGCGGAGGCCGGTGTCACCGAGGTCATCGCGCCCTCGGCGCCGCACACCATCACCCTCCCGGCCGACCACCCCGACAAGGTCGCGGGCGTCACCTACGGCCGCGAGACGGTCGTCCGCCGCCTCCAGGAGGTCGGCTGCGACGTCTACGGACAGGACGAGCTGATCGTCACCGTCCCGTCCTGGCGGCCCGACCTGGCCGACCCGAACGACCTCGCCGAGGAGGTCATCCGCCTGGAGGGCTACGAGAACCTGCCCTCCACGCTGCCCAAGCCCCCCTCCGGCCGCGGTCTGACCCACCGCCAGCGGCTGCACCGCCGGGCCGGCCGCGCGCTGGCCGGCGCCGGGTACGTCGAGGCGCCGAACTACCCCTTCGTCGGCGAGCAGGTCTTCGACCAGCTCGGGCTGGCCGCCGACGACCCGGCCCGCCGGGTCGTCAGGCTGGTCAACCCGCTCAGCGACGAGGAGCCCGCGCTGCGCACCACGCTGCTGCCGGGCCTGCTCGGCGCCCTGCGGCGCAACGCGGGCCGGGGCTCGCACGACCTCGCGCTGTTCGAGACC comes from Streptomyces sp. SCL15-4 and encodes:
- the pheT gene encoding phenylalanine--tRNA ligase subunit beta produces the protein MRVPLSWLREYVDLPATETGRDVQAKLISAGLEVETVEQLGADLKGPLVVGQVLTIEELEGFKKPIRFCTVDVGQANGTGEPQEIVCGARNFAVGDKVVVVLPGATLPGGFSIAARKTYGRVSHGMICSGDELGMGDDGTHGIIVLPPETEVGKDAIELLELVDEVLDIAVTANRGDCLSIRGVARETAIAYGLPLRDPALIDVPAPNAFGHPVQVSEPYGCDRFTARTVTGLRAEARSPIWLQRRLQKVGMRPISLAVDITNYVMMELGQPLHAYDRKLVQGTIGVRRAEEGEKLVTLDGVERTLHGEDLVITDERGPIGLAGVMGGADTEIADHEDAENATTEVVIEAAHFDAVSIARTARRHKLLSEASRRFERGVDPQAAAAAAQRTVDLLVLLAGGTAEAGVTEVIAPSAPHTITLPADHPDKVAGVTYGRETVVRRLQEVGCDVYGQDELIVTVPSWRPDLADPNDLAEEVIRLEGYENLPSTLPKPPSGRGLTHRQRLHRRAGRALAGAGYVEAPNYPFVGEQVFDQLGLAADDPARRVVRLVNPLSDEEPALRTTLLPGLLGALRRNAGRGSHDLALFETGLVFHPREENGAAAHLPVDRRPTDEEIAALNAVLPEQPRHAAVVLAGAREQAGWWGKGRPADWADAVEAARALAREAGAELVVRKGQYGPWHPGRCAELVVAADGTEKVVGHAGELHPRVVKSLGLPERTCAMELDLDALEAAGDGVPQAPGISTFPVATQDVALVVDKPVPAAEVEAALREGAGELLESIRLFDVYENAEQLGDGRKSLAYALRFRAGDRTLTVDEASAARDAAVALAGERTGAVLRG
- the pheS gene encoding phenylalanine--tRNA ligase subunit alpha, with protein sequence MSAPNKSYDPVEVEALKPEEIERMRDEALAAFAAADSLDALHEAKVAHTGPASPLALANREIGALPPHAKAEAGKRVGMARGAVNKGLAARQTELEAERDARVLVEEDVDVTLPYDRVPAGARHPLTTLSERIEDIFVAMGYEVAEGPQVEAEWFNFDALNIGPDHPARGEADTFFVQGPDGGAESGVVLRTHTSPVQIRSLLDRELPVYVICPGRVYRTDELDATHTPVFHQVELLAVDEGLTMADLKGTLDHMVQSLFGEGMKTRLRPNFFPFTEPSAEMDMLCYVCKGESVGNSDRPCRTCSSEGWIELGGCGMVNPRVLTACGVDPEKYSGFAFGFGIERMLMFRHNVEDMRDMVEGDVRFTRPFGMEI